A single genomic interval of Aureliella helgolandensis harbors:
- a CDS encoding DUF1254 domain-containing protein: MNISIQHLTRLAIAGFIAAIPLTACAQQDAPTGKPIEANPTSTVEAPMIEETAAIAEEAFIYGLPLVMNYAVMNEFCVDKDSGQYKAPFNEMHNEARVFTYKDTAVVTANSDTPYSMLWLDLRAEPMVISVPAVDKERYYSVQLVDGNTYIYGYIGTRATGTAPGNYLAVGPDWKGEKPAGIQKVFQSSTPFALTIFRTQLFNPDDMPNVVKVQSGYKAQPLSAFLKQPAPPAAPKIDFVPATTKGIKESFYEYLDAALEFVPETAENRAVRTRLATIGIGPGKTFHFKDLSLKHQAEVLRGMKAGSAKVDAFVANGGKNQNGWQVGGLAGGDKATFNGDWLKLAATAKAGIYANAPAEAMYPATRKDNSGDAIETSQHNYTLTFPAGKFPPVNSFWSVTMYDSKSQLLIENPLNRYLVNSPMLASMKTAEDGSLTLYIQKDSPGADKESNWLPAPNGTAYLVMRLYWPKSEAPSILPPGNGTWTPPGIVKVK; the protein is encoded by the coding sequence ATGAACATTTCCATCCAACACCTTACTCGTCTAGCGATCGCGGGTTTCATTGCCGCCATCCCACTCACCGCCTGTGCACAACAGGACGCCCCTACCGGTAAGCCAATTGAAGCCAACCCAACCTCAACTGTCGAAGCACCAATGATCGAGGAAACCGCGGCCATCGCCGAAGAAGCCTTCATCTACGGCTTGCCGCTGGTGATGAATTACGCAGTCATGAACGAATTCTGTGTTGACAAGGATTCGGGACAATACAAGGCGCCATTCAACGAAATGCACAACGAAGCGCGTGTCTTCACGTACAAGGACACTGCGGTGGTCACGGCAAACAGTGACACGCCATACTCGATGCTCTGGCTCGATCTGCGCGCCGAACCCATGGTGATCTCCGTGCCGGCGGTGGACAAGGAACGCTACTATTCGGTGCAACTCGTTGATGGAAACACTTACATCTATGGTTACATTGGTACTCGCGCTACTGGGACCGCCCCTGGAAATTATCTGGCGGTTGGCCCCGATTGGAAGGGCGAAAAACCGGCGGGCATCCAAAAGGTATTCCAATCGAGTACCCCGTTCGCCCTGACAATCTTCCGCACTCAACTCTTCAACCCGGACGACATGCCAAACGTGGTTAAGGTGCAGTCCGGCTACAAGGCCCAGCCGCTGTCCGCCTTTCTCAAGCAACCCGCGCCACCAGCCGCACCGAAGATCGACTTCGTTCCAGCAACGACCAAGGGGATCAAAGAGAGCTTCTACGAATACCTCGACGCAGCGTTGGAGTTCGTGCCAGAGACCGCTGAAAACCGAGCGGTCCGGACCAGGCTTGCGACCATCGGTATCGGGCCTGGTAAGACTTTCCACTTCAAAGACCTCTCGCTCAAACACCAAGCGGAAGTACTGCGTGGCATGAAGGCGGGCTCCGCTAAGGTAGACGCGTTCGTTGCCAACGGGGGTAAGAATCAGAACGGTTGGCAAGTTGGCGGACTGGCTGGCGGAGACAAGGCTACCTTCAATGGCGATTGGCTGAAGCTGGCCGCGACGGCAAAGGCGGGCATCTACGCAAACGCCCCAGCCGAAGCCATGTATCCAGCTACCCGCAAGGATAACAGCGGTGATGCAATTGAGACGAGCCAACACAATTACACGCTCACCTTCCCCGCAGGCAAGTTCCCGCCAGTGAACTCGTTCTGGTCTGTCACGATGTATGACAGCAAGAGTCAACTCTTGATTGAGAACCCGCTCAACCGCTACCTGGTCAACTCGCCCATGCTCGCCAGCATGAAGACCGCCGAGGATGGTTCACTGACCCTGTATATCCAGAAAGACAGCCCTGGCGCTGACAAAGAGAGCAACTGGCTCCCCGCGCCCAACGGTACAGCCTACCTCGTGATGCGGCTCTACTGGCCGAAAAGCGAAGCGCCCTCCATACTCCCACCGGGCAATGGTACCTGGACACCACCGGGAATCGTGAAGGTGAAGTAG
- a CDS encoding right-handed parallel beta-helix repeat-containing protein, translating to MRSQFTFIGLWSVSAALLGAAFCQTLRAQTPVEVSSLSELRAAVRASDQTIVLKAGRYTLTDLPEGDREFHCAGSNNIIDLSEVHITVPVGATRRSYITISGDHNVFRGGTFEDIYQDGLQEVADFSDYNQNRSTLARGLRGSAVLTITGDDNTVSDTHLTIRGSFPYGYGSIYGIGSDNVYGLDKRCGILVKGKRNTLDGCNLQQRAFGHGIYMQSPADETVIKNCVVEGVLRASKDLYLETDPKDLPARSNYTIPTKQRRGRRVGSGSPIPKDSMIPLSEDGIRVYSGGGSVTVENCTVARMRGGIRLYLASRAIVRDSKAIDCGNTNFNLPSGGKVSGSIGNFAYAPLSDFRLSKSRQDVELTILPSPHAMGSHNLADILGNNHNIVFHRAEGPLDTNLRSIVIEGNGSTILNETEYPITLQSTASGNTVVSFGPVTDLGSGNQISQTAPPSK from the coding sequence ATGCGTTCTCAGTTTACTTTCATCGGGTTATGGTCGGTGAGTGCAGCGCTTCTGGGAGCCGCGTTTTGTCAGACGCTTCGAGCTCAAACCCCGGTCGAGGTGTCAAGCTTGTCAGAATTGCGCGCGGCTGTGCGAGCAAGCGACCAAACAATTGTCTTGAAAGCGGGACGCTACACACTTACGGATCTTCCCGAGGGGGACAGGGAGTTTCATTGTGCGGGATCCAATAATATTATTGATTTGTCGGAGGTCCACATCACGGTTCCAGTTGGCGCCACGCGTCGTAGCTACATCACCATTTCAGGTGACCACAATGTTTTCCGGGGCGGCACGTTCGAGGATATCTACCAAGACGGCTTACAGGAGGTTGCGGATTTCAGCGATTACAATCAGAACCGCTCCACGTTGGCCAGAGGATTGCGGGGGAGCGCAGTTCTGACGATTACTGGCGATGATAACACCGTGTCCGACACGCATCTGACGATCCGAGGTTCCTTCCCCTACGGATATGGAAGCATCTATGGCATCGGTTCCGACAACGTGTACGGATTGGACAAGCGGTGCGGAATTTTGGTCAAAGGCAAACGCAATACTCTTGATGGCTGCAATCTTCAGCAACGGGCCTTTGGCCATGGCATCTACATGCAAAGCCCAGCCGACGAGACGGTCATCAAGAACTGTGTGGTGGAAGGAGTTCTACGCGCGAGCAAAGACCTTTATCTAGAGACTGACCCCAAGGATCTGCCAGCTAGATCGAATTACACCATCCCTACCAAACAGCGACGAGGTAGGCGTGTGGGGAGTGGAAGTCCTATTCCCAAAGACAGCATGATTCCACTTTCGGAAGATGGGATCCGAGTTTACAGCGGCGGCGGAAGTGTGACGGTGGAAAACTGTACCGTCGCAAGAATGCGAGGTGGGATACGGTTGTATTTGGCAAGTCGTGCCATCGTCAGAGATTCCAAGGCGATTGATTGTGGCAATACCAATTTCAATCTACCAAGCGGGGGGAAGGTTAGCGGATCGATCGGAAATTTTGCCTATGCACCATTGAGCGATTTTAGATTATCCAAGTCAAGGCAGGATGTCGAACTCACGATTCTTCCATCTCCTCACGCTATGGGGAGCCATAATCTTGCTGACATTCTCGGGAACAACCACAACATTGTCTTTCACCGAGCCGAAGGACCCCTGGACACAAACCTTCGTTCCATTGTGATCGAGGGCAATGGTTCTACGATCCTCAACGAAACAGAGTATCCCATTACCCTTCAATCAACGGCGAGTGGGAATACCGTTGTCAGTTTCGGTCCTGTAACCGATCTAGGAAGCGGCAACCAGATATCGCAGACAGCCCCACCCTCAAAATAG
- a CDS encoding DUF1254 domain-containing protein, with protein MKFQFAIHLIMLALTAGLCPGGQAAELTPDEARVIAKEAYTYGYPLVDSYRIQYAYFVNQHDASFKAPWNHLKNIPNVYTPADTAIQTPNSDTPYSWAGLDLRAEPIVISVPEIEKNRYYSIQFIDAYTFNFAYAGSRTTGNDAGSILVAGPSWKGETPDGFKKVIQSETDFILAAFRTQLFNPADIDNVKRIQSQYKVQPLSQFLGNPAPPAAATVQWIQPLTTEEQKTSLEFFNIVNFVLGYCPVNPAEVELRQRFAKIGVEAGKTFDPTTLSPEMKAAIEQGRADAWKDFAADAKKLQEGQITSGDVFGTRKYMNGNYLGRWLATIGIYGNSKQEAIYPVYQVDSTGRKLEGVNRYTLTFEPGQYPPVKAFWSLTMYELPASLLVANPINRYLINSPMLPQLKKNADGGVTIYVQNESPGKELETNWLPAPKGPFAMYMRLYWPTQSALDGSWKAPKLEHLK; from the coding sequence ATGAAGTTTCAATTCGCGATCCACCTAATAATGTTGGCTCTCACCGCTGGTCTGTGCCCTGGAGGGCAAGCGGCGGAGTTAACACCTGACGAAGCCCGCGTCATCGCCAAGGAGGCCTACACCTACGGCTATCCTCTCGTGGACAGCTACCGTATCCAATACGCCTACTTCGTCAATCAACACGACGCATCGTTCAAGGCGCCTTGGAATCACTTGAAGAACATTCCCAACGTTTACACGCCAGCAGACACCGCAATTCAAACCCCGAACTCGGATACGCCCTATTCATGGGCAGGACTCGACCTGCGAGCCGAACCGATTGTGATTTCCGTGCCTGAAATCGAAAAGAACCGCTACTACAGCATCCAATTCATCGACGCCTACACGTTCAATTTTGCTTACGCAGGTAGCCGAACAACCGGCAACGATGCCGGCTCGATTCTTGTTGCAGGGCCGAGTTGGAAGGGAGAGACGCCTGATGGTTTTAAGAAAGTCATCCAGTCCGAGACAGATTTCATTCTTGCGGCCTTTCGCACTCAGCTCTTTAACCCAGCCGACATCGATAATGTCAAGAGGATTCAATCGCAGTACAAAGTGCAACCGCTGTCCCAGTTTCTCGGCAATCCCGCTCCACCAGCTGCGGCCACAGTCCAATGGATTCAGCCGCTCACCACGGAAGAGCAAAAAACCTCTCTGGAATTCTTCAACATCGTCAACTTTGTATTGGGCTATTGCCCAGTCAATCCCGCAGAGGTGGAACTTCGCCAGCGTTTTGCAAAAATTGGCGTCGAGGCAGGCAAGACATTCGACCCCACCACGCTATCTCCCGAAATGAAGGCCGCCATCGAGCAGGGCAGGGCCGACGCTTGGAAGGATTTCGCAGCGGATGCAAAGAAGCTGCAAGAGGGACAAATCACCTCAGGAGATGTCTTCGGCACTCGCAAGTATATGAACGGTAATTACCTGGGGCGTTGGTTGGCCACAATCGGCATCTACGGCAATTCCAAGCAGGAAGCAATCTATCCGGTCTATCAGGTGGATTCGACCGGAAGGAAACTGGAGGGTGTCAACCGCTACACCTTAACCTTCGAACCTGGGCAGTATCCTCCCGTTAAGGCATTTTGGTCGTTGACCATGTATGAGCTGCCAGCAAGCTTGCTCGTTGCCAACCCCATCAACCGCTACCTCATCAACTCGCCGATGTTGCCACAGTTGAAGAAGAACGCCGATGGTGGCGTAACGATTTACGTACAAAATGAATCTCCCGGCAAAGAGTTGGAAACCAATTGGCTGCCTGCTCCTAAGGGCCCCTTCGCCATGTACATGCGGCTCTACTGGCCGACCCAATCGGCCTTGGACGGCTCTTGGAAGGCTCCCAAATTGGAGCATCTGAAGTAA
- a CDS encoding glycoside hydrolase family 9 protein, translating to MRCIGLIFILTLLAKMAAADSPVLFPELQGKFPIHQPDYSGVEQILVLSNKWVVIATKDLQEVIDEINNLSDNALQNAVATWEASSTAGKPDWKAYRERWSIRDSYIAQARENVGERNLDTVDFYSISSIDDPAYAKDAVPTRVTRLLVPLGGPEVEGSHEMDYAHYSYLELPHAMQSGRHYTVSLGNQKSVNFLYDIQHTVSRAIKLNQAGYMPSAKHKYAYLGCHLFEFGAMDCTQATSFEVIDTDTGKVALRGSPTLRNRNQRFLNPDGTDSEERALLSGEDVYEIDFGALEQEGNYFISVPNIGRSWPFRLAQDVYGEVFYTSMRGIYHQRASFELEPQYTAWSRPRHHTSPIYESEAINGPVHGGGFTDVNGIDPNQFDIIGGSIDRSRSTTDVEGGWYDAADWDRNSAHYVVIFDMLSVFEAFPHKFTDGQLHIRESGNGIPDILDEAEWGLRIWRYSQDERGGISGKVETWTHPEIDADVDYAFAQRTRWTSLVYAAAAAQYAQLIKPFDNALYQLYRKSAERAYQFGTAPQNRLIDIEVHGKANRGTGDAFSIRWTEEDHLSYPYLCHAKLRLYLLTKDAEYLADLEAFSKDAHKPFSHRFSHRDWSAWIYYDIVNSDLKERLAPEFVEYWKDLFLHGPPVGSGTNGLAFVGENLIETTERMPYRNSMPMTFDRYGWGAATTTNYNRAAFIAHQLTNDERYADVMRYNADFVFGANPMGMSWTTSIGFTYPVHFQHAHSEDDDIIDPVPGITIYGITDGPRFHQFRNNVWDSPAANESSVSFMKQENRSIPAFRRWGAHPMLNTAKCEFTVHETMSSVLFTAAALMPEGWTPSARLMQSQPKRQQELLGYWYLP from the coding sequence ATGCGATGCATCGGATTGATCTTCATTCTAACCTTGTTAGCTAAAATGGCTGCGGCGGATTCACCCGTGCTATTCCCGGAACTACAAGGGAAATTCCCGATCCACCAGCCTGACTACTCCGGAGTTGAACAAATTCTGGTTCTGTCGAATAAGTGGGTGGTGATTGCCACCAAAGACCTGCAAGAGGTGATCGACGAGATCAACAACCTGTCCGACAATGCTTTGCAGAATGCCGTCGCTACTTGGGAAGCATCCTCGACGGCGGGCAAGCCTGATTGGAAAGCCTATCGTGAGCGTTGGTCGATTCGAGATAGCTACATTGCGCAAGCGCGAGAAAATGTGGGCGAGCGAAATTTAGATACCGTGGACTTCTATTCCATCTCGAGCATAGACGATCCGGCATACGCCAAAGACGCCGTCCCCACGCGTGTTACCCGATTACTCGTCCCGTTGGGTGGCCCGGAAGTCGAGGGTAGTCATGAGATGGACTACGCCCACTACTCATACCTCGAATTGCCCCATGCCATGCAAAGCGGTAGACACTATACCGTTTCACTGGGCAATCAAAAATCGGTCAACTTTCTCTATGATATCCAACACACGGTTTCCCGGGCGATCAAACTCAACCAAGCTGGGTATATGCCATCTGCGAAGCACAAGTATGCATACCTGGGGTGTCACCTGTTTGAGTTTGGCGCCATGGATTGTACCCAAGCGACGTCATTTGAGGTCATTGACACGGACACCGGAAAAGTTGCTCTTCGCGGTAGTCCAACATTGCGTAATCGGAATCAACGCTTCTTAAATCCTGATGGTACAGATTCGGAGGAGAGGGCACTGCTGTCAGGTGAAGATGTCTATGAGATTGATTTCGGTGCACTCGAGCAGGAAGGCAATTACTTCATTTCTGTTCCCAACATCGGTCGCAGCTGGCCGTTTCGGCTCGCCCAAGACGTCTATGGTGAAGTCTTCTATACCAGCATGCGGGGAATTTACCATCAACGCGCAAGCTTTGAACTCGAGCCGCAATACACTGCGTGGAGTCGGCCACGCCATCACACGAGCCCCATTTACGAATCTGAAGCAATCAATGGACCAGTGCATGGTGGTGGCTTTACAGATGTGAACGGTATCGATCCCAATCAGTTTGACATCATCGGTGGCAGTATTGATCGTTCTCGCTCCACGACCGATGTCGAAGGCGGCTGGTACGACGCTGCCGACTGGGATAGAAACAGCGCCCACTATGTGGTCATCTTCGACATGCTGAGCGTCTTCGAAGCCTTCCCGCATAAATTTACTGATGGGCAGTTGCATATTCGAGAATCTGGGAATGGGATTCCCGATATTCTTGACGAAGCCGAATGGGGGCTGCGCATCTGGCGTTATAGTCAAGATGAACGTGGTGGCATTAGTGGTAAAGTGGAGACGTGGACACATCCGGAGATTGACGCCGACGTGGACTACGCCTTCGCGCAGCGTACCCGCTGGACTTCACTGGTGTATGCCGCTGCCGCCGCACAATATGCGCAACTCATCAAGCCTTTTGATAATGCTCTGTACCAGCTTTATCGCAAATCCGCTGAACGCGCCTACCAATTCGGTACTGCTCCACAGAATCGGTTGATTGATATTGAAGTCCATGGCAAGGCCAATCGGGGAACTGGCGATGCATTTAGTATCCGTTGGACCGAGGAAGATCATCTCAGCTATCCCTATCTTTGTCACGCAAAACTGCGTCTTTATCTGCTGACCAAGGATGCCGAATATCTGGCCGATTTGGAGGCCTTTAGTAAGGACGCCCATAAACCGTTTAGTCATCGTTTTAGCCATCGGGACTGGTCGGCTTGGATTTACTACGACATCGTCAACAGTGATCTGAAGGAGAGACTTGCGCCAGAATTCGTGGAATACTGGAAAGACCTATTCCTACACGGTCCACCTGTAGGCAGTGGCACCAATGGTCTGGCATTTGTCGGGGAAAACCTGATTGAAACCACAGAACGGATGCCCTATCGAAATTCGATGCCAATGACCTTCGACCGCTATGGCTGGGGGGCGGCGACCACAACAAACTACAACCGAGCCGCCTTTATCGCTCATCAGTTGACCAACGACGAACGGTATGCAGACGTTATGCGTTATAACGCAGATTTCGTATTCGGCGCGAATCCCATGGGGATGTCGTGGACGACTAGCATCGGGTTTACTTACCCGGTTCATTTTCAACATGCTCATAGCGAAGACGATGACATCATTGACCCCGTCCCGGGTATCACGATTTACGGCATAACCGACGGCCCTCGATTCCACCAGTTTCGCAATAACGTGTGGGATTCTCCTGCGGCAAACGAAAGTAGTGTTTCATTTATGAAGCAGGAGAATCGATCAATTCCTGCATTCAGACGCTGGGGCGCACATCCCATGTTGAATACTGCTAAATGCGAGTTCACGGTCCACGAAACGATGTCGTCAGTCCTATTTACTGCGGCCGCTTTGATGCCAGAAGGCTGGACACCCTCAGCGAGATTGATGCAATCTCAACCTAAACGCCAACAAGAACTCCTGGGATACTGGTACCTACCTTAA